A genomic segment from Microcella flavibacter encodes:
- a CDS encoding peptidoglycan D,D-transpeptidase FtsI family protein, with translation MIAVRRTRRRLAFTVIIVAAIVVAFLVRLVDIQVVRAGELTAASEQRRSVPTLTYGARGDIVDRNGAVLADTVYRYDITVAPKFVADSTVVDDETGERSTRTVADALGAIAALTGQEAPELQSSIDAELAADPDDDHAYLVRGVTTEVYRAVRDLGIPWVYFERQPARTYPNGQVAGNLVGFLGTDAPQTGLEASMDDCLAATNGTSTYERGADGVRLPGSTVVEQAATDGGTLRTTIDTDLQWFAQQAIEAQGSALGADWATAMVVRVVDGQILAAADWPTVDPNDVNGTAPDNLGSRIFSSPYEPGSIMKPVTFSALLDAGVTTPSEKVTVRDGYATISDFVIRDAWPHGDLALTSAGILVNSSNIGTAQLTERLSIAQREQYLRGFGLGDYSGVDFLGESAGFVDTAENVDGHRAFVQMFGQGVTATSAQMAGAYQVIANDGVRVPLTLVAGCERADGTVTDVPSAERVRVVSESAADGVVAMLEGVVTDGALSSQLSIPGYRVAAKTGTAEVAENGVYTNERIVSVAGMAPAEDPQYLVIVTYGKPDTMKVSAAAAPTFQSIMTQVLKTYRVPPSTQPAPRLPLTW, from the coding sequence GTGATCGCAGTCCGCCGCACGCGCCGCCGCCTGGCCTTCACCGTCATCATCGTCGCGGCCATCGTGGTCGCGTTCCTCGTGCGCCTCGTCGACATCCAGGTCGTGCGGGCGGGGGAGCTCACCGCGGCGTCCGAGCAGCGGCGCTCGGTGCCGACGCTCACCTACGGCGCGCGCGGCGACATCGTCGACCGCAACGGCGCCGTACTCGCCGACACCGTCTACCGCTACGACATCACCGTGGCGCCCAAGTTCGTCGCCGATTCCACCGTCGTCGACGACGAGACCGGGGAGCGCTCGACCCGCACCGTCGCCGACGCGCTCGGCGCGATCGCCGCGCTCACCGGGCAGGAGGCGCCCGAGCTGCAGTCGTCGATCGACGCCGAGCTCGCCGCCGACCCGGACGACGACCACGCCTACCTCGTGCGCGGCGTCACGACCGAGGTGTACCGCGCCGTGCGCGACCTCGGCATCCCGTGGGTCTACTTCGAGCGGCAGCCGGCCCGCACCTACCCGAACGGGCAGGTGGCCGGCAACCTCGTCGGGTTCCTCGGCACGGATGCTCCTCAGACGGGCCTCGAAGCGAGCATGGATGACTGCCTGGCCGCCACGAACGGCACCTCAACCTACGAGCGCGGTGCCGACGGTGTGCGACTGCCCGGGTCCACGGTTGTGGAGCAGGCCGCAACCGACGGTGGCACGCTGCGCACCACTATCGACACCGACCTGCAGTGGTTCGCGCAGCAGGCGATCGAGGCGCAGGGCTCGGCGCTCGGCGCCGACTGGGCGACCGCGATGGTGGTGCGCGTCGTCGACGGGCAGATCCTCGCCGCGGCCGACTGGCCCACGGTCGACCCCAACGACGTGAACGGCACCGCTCCCGACAACCTCGGGTCCCGTATCTTCAGCTCGCCCTACGAGCCCGGATCGATCATGAAGCCCGTGACCTTCTCGGCTCTCCTCGATGCCGGCGTGACCACTCCCTCCGAGAAGGTCACGGTGCGCGACGGCTACGCGACGATCTCCGACTTCGTCATCCGCGATGCCTGGCCGCATGGCGACCTGGCGCTCACCAGCGCGGGAATCCTCGTCAACTCGTCGAACATCGGCACCGCGCAACTGACCGAACGGCTCTCGATCGCGCAGCGCGAGCAGTACCTGCGCGGCTTCGGGCTCGGCGACTACTCGGGGGTCGACTTCCTCGGCGAGTCGGCGGGCTTCGTCGACACCGCCGAGAATGTGGACGGCCACCGCGCGTTCGTGCAGATGTTCGGCCAGGGGGTCACCGCGACGAGCGCCCAGATGGCGGGGGCCTACCAGGTCATCGCGAACGACGGCGTGCGGGTTCCCCTGACCCTCGTCGCCGGGTGCGAGCGCGCCGACGGAACCGTGACCGACGTGCCCTCTGCCGAGAGGGTACGGGTGGTCTCCGAGTCCGCCGCCGACGGCGTCGTGGCGATGCTCGAGGGCGTCGTCACCGACGGCGCGCTGAGCAGCCAGCTCAGCATCCCCGGCTACCGCGTGGCGGCGAAGACGGGCACCGCCGAGGTCGCCGAGAACGGCGTGTACACGAACGAGCGCATCGTGAGCGTCGCCGGCATGGCCCCGGCGGAGGACCCGCAGTACCTCGTGATCGTCACGTACGGCAAGCCCGATACGATGAAAGTGTCCGCCGCCGCGGCACCCACCTTCCAGTCGATCATGACCCAGGTGCTGAAGACCTACCGGGTACCGCCCTCGACGCAGCCCGCGCCCCGCCTGCCGCTCACCTGGTAG
- the rsmH gene encoding 16S rRNA (cytosine(1402)-N(4))-methyltransferase RsmH encodes MTETRHVPVLLERSLDLLAPALERPDAVMVDATLGLGGHTEAALDRFPGLTVVGLDRDTDALAASGERLARFGSRFRPVHTVYDGIREALDDLDLPAADAVLFDLGVSSMQLDEAERGFAYSQDAPLDMRMDRMTGPTAADVLAEYPEEELRRIFYAYGEEKLAPRYARRIVEARLSAPIARSAELNQIIFDATPRSAQRTGHPAKRVYQALRIEVNAELAALEVALPAALESLTIGGRIVVLAYQSLEDRIVKRELAARSRSTAPAGLPMELPEHRPEFRLLVRGAELADEAERARNPRAIPVRLRAAERLRIAA; translated from the coding sequence ATGACCGAGACCCGCCACGTCCCCGTGCTCCTCGAGCGATCGCTCGACCTCCTCGCCCCGGCGCTCGAGCGCCCCGACGCCGTCATGGTCGACGCGACGCTCGGCCTCGGCGGCCACACCGAGGCCGCCCTCGACCGCTTCCCCGGCCTCACCGTGGTCGGTCTCGACCGCGACACCGACGCGCTCGCGGCCTCCGGCGAGCGGCTCGCGCGCTTCGGCAGCCGCTTCCGGCCCGTGCACACGGTCTACGACGGCATCCGCGAGGCGCTCGACGACCTCGACCTGCCGGCGGCCGACGCCGTCCTCTTCGACCTCGGCGTCTCCTCCATGCAGCTCGACGAGGCCGAGCGGGGCTTCGCCTACTCGCAGGATGCTCCGCTCGACATGCGCATGGACCGCATGACGGGCCCCACCGCGGCCGACGTGCTCGCCGAGTACCCGGAGGAGGAGCTGCGCCGTATCTTCTACGCCTACGGCGAGGAGAAGCTCGCGCCGCGCTACGCCCGCCGCATCGTCGAGGCGCGGCTCAGCGCCCCGATCGCGCGCAGCGCCGAGCTCAACCAGATCATCTTCGACGCCACGCCGCGCTCGGCGCAGCGCACGGGGCACCCCGCCAAGCGCGTCTACCAGGCCCTCCGCATCGAGGTGAACGCCGAGCTGGCGGCCCTCGAGGTCGCGCTGCCCGCGGCGCTCGAATCGCTCACCATCGGCGGCCGCATCGTCGTCCTCGCCTACCAGTCCCTGGAGGATCGCATCGTCAAGCGCGAGCTCGCCGCCCGTTCCCGCTCCACCGCACCCGCCGGCCTCCCCATGGAGCTGCCCGAGCACCGGCCCGAGTTCCGCCTCCTCGTGCGCGGCGCCGAGCTCGCCGACGAGGCCGAGCGCGCACGCAACCCCCGCGCCATCCCCGTGCGACTGCGCGCCGCCGAGCGCCTGCGGATCGCCGCGTGA
- the mraZ gene encoding division/cell wall cluster transcriptional repressor MraZ has product MFLGTHTPKLDEKGRIILPAKFREELSGGVVLARGQERCVYVFSRPTFQEKVEAITKAPLTSRAARDYVRMFLSGASDEVPDKQHRVTVPAALRDYAGLGRDLTVIGAGDRAEIWATEAWEAYYAEKEEAFSSTEEEVIPGLF; this is encoded by the coding sequence ATGTTCCTCGGCACGCACACCCCCAAGCTCGACGAGAAGGGGCGCATCATCCTTCCGGCCAAGTTCCGCGAGGAGCTCTCCGGCGGCGTCGTGCTCGCCCGCGGCCAGGAGCGCTGCGTCTACGTCTTCAGCCGGCCGACCTTCCAGGAGAAGGTCGAGGCGATCACCAAGGCCCCGCTCACGAGCCGCGCCGCCCGCGACTACGTGCGCATGTTCCTCTCCGGCGCGAGCGACGAGGTGCCCGACAAGCAGCACCGCGTCACCGTGCCAGCGGCGCTGCGCGACTACGCCGGCCTCGGCCGCGACCTCACCGTGATCGGCGCGGGCGACCGCGCCGAGATCTGGGCGACCGAGGCCTGGGAGGCGTACTACGCCGAGAAGGAGGAGGCGTTCTCGAGCACCGAGGAGGAGGTGATCCCGGGCCTGTTCTGA
- a CDS encoding DUF3040 domain-containing protein, with product MPLSEQEQRLLEEMERNLYQNDADFVATVSGRRGKPNYTQIALGALLAIGGVGALVAGVITQLAVIGIVGFALMLAGVLIVITPGKGSATAEPAARPGAAPRSGGKPRRSGSFMDTINERWERRQDGDR from the coding sequence ATGCCGCTGTCGGAGCAGGAGCAGCGCCTTCTCGAAGAGATGGAGCGCAATCTCTACCAGAACGACGCCGACTTCGTGGCGACCGTCTCCGGTCGTCGCGGCAAGCCCAACTACACGCAGATCGCGCTCGGCGCCCTGCTCGCCATCGGCGGCGTCGGCGCCCTCGTCGCCGGCGTCATCACGCAGCTCGCCGTGATCGGCATCGTCGGCTTCGCCCTCATGCTCGCCGGCGTGCTCATCGTCATCACGCCCGGCAAGGGCTCCGCGACCGCGGAGCCGGCCGCTCGCCCGGGCGCCGCCCCGCGCAGCGGCGGCAAGCCGCGTCGCAGCGGCTCCTTCATGGACACGATCAACGAGCGCTGGGAGCGCCGCCAGGACGGCGACCGCTAG
- a CDS encoding polyprenyl synthetase family protein — MPERLRLVDLVNARLDEFLTERGNHLATIADELDVFLDASRDLLSGGKRFRALFAYWGWHSVAGTVRQDDLLAELDDHPELDAVIDLAAALEIFHAAALVHDDIMDNSDTRRGMPSVHRRFQAEHARREWVGSSSGYGSASALLHGDLLLGWSDELLAQGLSRVADRGAARRARSEFHLMRTEVTVGQYLDILEEVAWREAPEEDLLPRAHRVVTYKSAKYSIEAPLALGGLMAGGTDEQVDALRAFGLPLGVAFQLRDDLLGVFGDPSVTGKPAGDDLREGKRTVLIALARAALPGGATRLIDELLGDPDLTEAQIRTLQATIQESGAVDTVEQIISRSVAQAIAAIEDAPLSRSARAELIGLSDLVTRRAH; from the coding sequence GTGCCTGAGAGATTGCGGTTAGTCGACCTGGTCAATGCCCGACTCGACGAGTTCCTGACCGAGCGGGGCAACCACCTGGCGACCATCGCCGACGAGCTCGACGTCTTCCTCGACGCCAGCCGCGATCTGCTGAGCGGGGGCAAGCGGTTCCGGGCCCTGTTCGCCTACTGGGGCTGGCACTCCGTCGCCGGCACCGTGCGCCAGGACGACCTGCTCGCCGAGCTCGACGACCACCCCGAGCTCGACGCCGTCATCGACCTCGCCGCGGCGCTGGAGATCTTCCACGCCGCCGCCCTCGTGCACGACGACATCATGGACAACTCCGACACCCGGCGCGGGATGCCCTCCGTGCACCGCCGCTTCCAGGCCGAGCACGCCCGCCGCGAGTGGGTCGGATCCTCCTCGGGCTACGGATCCGCGAGCGCCCTCCTCCACGGCGACCTGCTGCTCGGGTGGAGCGACGAGCTGCTCGCCCAGGGCCTCTCCCGCGTCGCCGACCGCGGCGCCGCCCGGCGGGCCCGCAGCGAGTTCCACCTCATGCGCACCGAGGTCACCGTCGGCCAGTACCTCGACATCCTCGAGGAGGTCGCCTGGCGCGAGGCGCCCGAGGAGGACCTCCTCCCCCGCGCCCACCGCGTCGTCACCTACAAGTCGGCGAAGTACTCCATCGAGGCGCCGCTCGCGCTCGGCGGCCTCATGGCCGGCGGCACCGACGAGCAGGTCGACGCCCTCCGCGCCTTCGGGCTGCCGCTCGGCGTCGCCTTCCAGCTGCGCGACGACCTGCTCGGCGTCTTCGGCGATCCGAGCGTCACCGGCAAGCCCGCGGGCGACGACCTGCGCGAGGGCAAGCGCACCGTGCTCATCGCCCTCGCCCGCGCGGCGCTGCCCGGCGGCGCGACCCGCCTCATCGACGAGCTGCTCGGCGACCCCGACCTCACCGAGGCGCAGATCCGCACCCTGCAGGCGACCATCCAGGAGAGCGGCGCCGTCGACACGGTCGAGCAGATCATCTCCCGCTCCGTGGCCCAGGCGATCGCCGCGATCGAGGATGCCCCGCTCAGCCGCTCCGCGCGCGCCGAGCTCATCGGCCTGAGCGACCTCGTCACGCGGCGCGCGCACTAG
- a CDS encoding Rv2175c family DNA-binding protein, whose product MLQRCRGAWHPGGVTADSARWLTVPDLVEMLGVSPGRIHRLLEDRQLLGIRRDKVLVVPEEFLRDGEPLHELRGTLVLLADSGYSDDEAMRWMLSHDDALGTSPIAALREGRKAEVRRVAQSLAF is encoded by the coding sequence ATGCTCCAGCGGTGCCGCGGCGCATGGCACCCTGGAGGGGTGACCGCTGACTCCGCCCGCTGGCTGACCGTTCCCGACCTCGTCGAGATGCTCGGGGTCTCACCGGGCCGCATCCACCGCCTGCTCGAGGATCGCCAGCTGCTCGGCATCCGCCGCGACAAGGTGCTCGTCGTGCCGGAGGAGTTCCTGCGCGACGGCGAGCCGCTGCACGAGCTGCGCGGCACCCTCGTCCTGCTCGCCGACAGCGGGTACTCCGACGACGAGGCGATGCGCTGGATGCTCAGCCACGACGACGCGCTCGGCACGAGCCCGATCGCCGCGCTGCGCGAGGGCCGCAAGGCCGAGGTGCGCCGGGTCGCCCAGTCGCTCGCCTTCTAG
- a CDS encoding LysM peptidoglycan-binding domain-containing protein, whose amino-acid sequence MPESSHENDQARWQQLQTEGRDRARAVFGGLAPRGGAASAPTSTATALASSPAPTSAHGHDRMPEQSRAAARMRSAARSTMPIVLTGAIALGIGLTGPTDSAHAAPRKPLSPKPQQALGPSTLRAALAHVGAAIAPGALASQAVATAAAPTQYTVVAGDTVSGIAGRFGLSTASVLALNGLSWKSTIFPGQRLTLASGPVKAAAASTPAVTGGQYAIRSGDTLSAVAARFGVSTQSILDANGLGWSSIIYPGQVIVIPGTGPAPLADAVPAAHITPGGAADAAISASPALPGPPPAAAAPAPAAAPAAPAAPVAQPVPAPPQQTPPPAGTISPLSGEGRQHALTIIQVGRQLGVPDYGIVIALATAMQESSMRNLTWGDRDSVGLFQQRPSTGWGTVAELQTPATAARLFYVGREGLTRGLLDIPGWQSMSLTQAAQAVQISAYPDHYAKWESSAWAWLYELT is encoded by the coding sequence ATGCCCGAGAGCAGCCACGAGAACGATCAGGCGCGCTGGCAGCAGCTGCAGACCGAGGGGCGCGATCGCGCCCGCGCGGTCTTCGGGGGCCTCGCGCCCCGCGGCGGTGCCGCCTCCGCCCCGACGAGCACCGCGACCGCTCTGGCCTCCTCGCCCGCCCCGACCTCCGCGCACGGCCACGACCGGATGCCCGAGCAGAGCCGCGCCGCCGCCCGCATGCGCAGCGCCGCGCGCAGCACCATGCCGATCGTGCTCACGGGCGCGATCGCGCTCGGCATCGGCCTGACCGGGCCGACCGACAGCGCGCACGCCGCGCCCCGCAAGCCGCTGAGCCCCAAGCCGCAGCAGGCGCTCGGGCCCAGCACGCTGCGCGCCGCGCTCGCCCACGTCGGCGCCGCGATCGCGCCCGGCGCCCTCGCCTCACAGGCCGTGGCGACGGCCGCCGCGCCGACGCAGTACACCGTGGTCGCCGGCGACACCGTCAGCGGCATCGCCGGGCGCTTCGGCCTCTCCACCGCCTCGGTGCTCGCGCTCAACGGCCTGAGCTGGAAGTCGACGATCTTCCCCGGCCAGCGGCTGACCCTCGCCTCCGGCCCGGTCAAGGCCGCTGCCGCCTCGACCCCGGCCGTGACCGGCGGGCAGTACGCGATCCGCTCGGGCGACACGCTCTCGGCCGTGGCCGCGCGCTTCGGCGTCTCGACGCAGTCGATCCTCGACGCGAACGGCCTCGGCTGGTCGAGCATCATCTACCCGGGCCAGGTCATCGTCATCCCCGGCACCGGGCCCGCCCCGCTCGCCGATGCCGTGCCGGCCGCCCACATCACGCCCGGGGGCGCCGCGGACGCCGCGATCAGCGCGTCGCCGGCACTGCCGGGCCCGCCGCCCGCCGCCGCGGCTCCCGCCCCCGCCGCCGCTCCGGCGGCACCGGCCGCCCCCGTCGCGCAGCCCGTGCCCGCTCCCCCGCAGCAGACGCCGCCCCCGGCCGGCACCATCTCGCCGCTGAGCGGTGAGGGCCGGCAGCACGCCCTCACGATCATCCAGGTCGGCCGCCAGCTCGGCGTGCCCGACTACGGCATCGTCATCGCGCTCGCCACCGCGATGCAGGAGTCGTCGATGCGCAACCTCACCTGGGGCGACCGCGACTCGGTCGGCCTCTTCCAGCAGCGGCCGAGCACCGGCTGGGGCACCGTCGCCGAGCTGCAGACGCCGGCCACCGCCGCGAGGCTGTTCTACGTCGGCCGCGAGGGACTCACCCGCGGTCTGCTCGACATCCCGGGATGGCAGTCGATGAGCCTGACGCAGGCCGCGCAGGCCGTGCAGATCTCGGCGTACCCCGACCACTACGCGAAGTGGGAGTCGAGCGCCTGGGCCTGGCTCTACGAACTGACCTGA
- the pknB gene encoding Stk1 family PASTA domain-containing Ser/Thr kinase, producing the protein MSTSMTDPMIGRLIDGRYQVRSRIARGGMATVYLATDQRLERLVAVKIMHGHLADDSTFTERFIQEARSAARLAHPNVVNVFDQGQDADSAYLVMEYLPGITLRDLLQEYGALTSAQTMDIVEALLSGLSAAHRAGIVHRDLKPENVLLADDGRIKIGDFGLARAATAATATGAALLGTIAYLSPELVTRGIADTRSDIYAVGIMMFEMLTGEQPFKGEQPMQIAYQHANDSVPAPSGTNPRVPAELDELVLWATARDPEDRPADARALLEQVQETARNLETSLTGTGPQKTMAFTTPLVTRADTAETQVLGMRGAVVTAAAPTNPAALAASSATGELARAAAPRRRRGWILLLVVLLLAGLAAGAGWWFGAGPGAQATVGDVRGLSVEEAQLALTEQNVLVGEERGEAYDPEIAAGLVLGTDPPAGEVVARDEPVRLIVSLGREPTTVPGVIGIPEADARLALETAGLVPAEATIAQFDAGIAEGSVIAVVSLAEDGSETVVEPESGSFVGTPVSLVVSVGAVPEVIGLSSADAIRAFEERGLVATIVGDPVFNNDIAADGVVSVAGPEGAIRPGAEFGLTISKGPDLVDVPDVVGESINAARDILQEAGFEVTIETNAPSVFWGLAIVQEVRPGDAQVLRGTPITIVAFFD; encoded by the coding sequence GTGAGCACCTCGATGACCGACCCGATGATCGGCCGGCTCATCGACGGCCGGTACCAGGTGCGCTCGCGCATCGCGCGGGGCGGCATGGCGACCGTGTACCTCGCCACCGATCAGCGGCTCGAGCGCCTCGTCGCGGTCAAGATCATGCACGGGCACCTCGCCGACGACAGCACCTTCACCGAGCGCTTCATCCAGGAGGCGCGATCGGCCGCGCGCCTGGCCCACCCGAACGTGGTCAACGTCTTCGATCAGGGGCAGGATGCCGACTCGGCGTACCTCGTCATGGAGTACCTGCCCGGCATCACCCTGCGCGATCTGCTGCAGGAGTACGGCGCCCTCACGAGCGCGCAGACGATGGACATCGTCGAGGCGCTGCTCTCCGGGCTCTCCGCCGCCCATCGGGCCGGCATCGTGCACCGCGACCTCAAGCCCGAGAACGTGCTGCTCGCCGACGACGGCCGCATCAAGATCGGCGACTTCGGGCTCGCGCGGGCCGCGACCGCGGCGACCGCGACGGGCGCCGCCCTGCTCGGCACGATCGCCTACCTCTCCCCCGAGCTCGTGACCCGCGGCATCGCCGACACCCGCAGCGACATCTACGCGGTCGGCATCATGATGTTCGAGATGCTCACGGGCGAGCAGCCGTTCAAGGGCGAGCAGCCCATGCAGATCGCCTACCAGCACGCGAACGACTCGGTGCCCGCGCCGAGCGGCACGAACCCGAGGGTGCCCGCCGAGCTCGACGAGCTCGTGCTGTGGGCGACCGCCCGCGACCCCGAGGACCGCCCCGCCGACGCGCGGGCGCTGCTCGAGCAGGTGCAGGAGACCGCGCGCAACCTCGAGACCTCGCTCACCGGCACCGGGCCTCAGAAGACGATGGCCTTCACCACGCCCCTGGTGACGCGCGCCGACACCGCCGAGACCCAGGTGCTCGGCATGCGCGGCGCCGTCGTCACGGCCGCCGCGCCGACGAACCCGGCCGCTCTCGCCGCCTCGAGCGCCACCGGCGAGCTCGCGCGTGCGGCCGCGCCGCGCCGCCGCCGCGGCTGGATCCTCCTCCTCGTCGTCCTGCTGCTCGCCGGTCTCGCCGCGGGCGCCGGCTGGTGGTTCGGCGCCGGCCCCGGCGCGCAGGCGACCGTCGGCGACGTCCGCGGGCTGTCGGTCGAGGAGGCGCAGCTCGCGCTGACGGAGCAGAACGTGCTCGTCGGCGAGGAGCGCGGCGAGGCCTACGACCCCGAGATCGCCGCCGGCCTCGTGCTGGGCACCGATCCGCCCGCGGGCGAGGTCGTCGCGCGCGATGAGCCCGTGCGGCTCATCGTCTCGCTCGGTCGGGAGCCGACCACCGTTCCCGGCGTCATCGGCATCCCCGAGGCGGATGCCCGACTCGCGCTCGAGACCGCCGGGCTCGTCCCGGCTGAGGCGACGATCGCGCAGTTCGACGCCGGCATCGCCGAGGGCTCCGTCATCGCCGTCGTGAGCCTCGCCGAGGACGGTTCGGAGACCGTCGTCGAGCCCGAGTCGGGCTCCTTCGTCGGCACCCCCGTGAGCCTCGTCGTCTCCGTCGGCGCCGTCCCCGAGGTGATCGGCCTGTCGTCCGCCGACGCGATCCGCGCCTTCGAGGAGCGCGGTCTCGTCGCGACGATCGTGGGCGATCCCGTGTTCAACAACGACATCGCCGCCGACGGCGTCGTGAGCGTCGCCGGGCCCGAGGGCGCGATCCGCCCCGGTGCGGAGTTCGGCCTCACGATCTCGAAGGGGCCCGACCTCGTCGACGTGCCCGACGTGGTCGGCGAGAGCATCAACGCGGCGCGCGACATCCTGCAGGAGGCCGGCTTCGAGGTGACGATCGAGACGAACGCCCCGAGCGTGTTCTGGGGCCTCGCGATCGTGCAGGAGGTGCGCCCGGGCGACGCGCAGGTGCTGCGGGGCACGCCCATCACGATCGTCGCGTTCTTCGACTGA
- a CDS encoding class II 3-deoxy-7-phosphoheptulonate synthase, whose translation MVDPTEPVISADPAVLAGLDHWRTLPIKQQPAWPDAAAVAAASAELATMPPLVFAGEVDQLRERLARAARGDAFLLQGGDCAETFAGATADQIRNRVKTILQMAVVLTYGASMPVIKMGRMAGQFAKPRSSDNETRGDVTLPAYRGDIVNGYDFTPESRQADPARLVKGYHTSASTLNLIRAFTQGGFADLRMVHSWNKGFAANPANQRYEGLAGHIDRAIKFMEAAGADFDELKRVEFYSSHEGLLMDYERPMTRIDSRTGTPYNTSAHFLWIGERTRDLDHAHVDFFRRIRNPIGIKLGPSTSPETMEKLIDVLDPDREPGRITFITRMGAGTIRDALPPLLEAIKSFDATPLWVTDPMHGNGLTTPTGYKTRRFDDVVDEVKGFFEAHRAAGTHPGGIHVELTGDDVTECLGGSEMIDEATLATRYESLCDPRLNHMQSLELAFLVAEELSKA comes from the coding sequence GTGGTCGATCCGACCGAACCCGTCATCTCCGCCGATCCCGCCGTGCTCGCCGGTCTCGACCACTGGCGCACGCTGCCGATCAAGCAGCAGCCCGCCTGGCCCGATGCCGCGGCCGTCGCCGCCGCCTCGGCCGAGCTCGCCACGATGCCCCCGCTGGTCTTCGCGGGCGAGGTCGACCAGCTGCGCGAGCGCCTCGCCCGCGCGGCCCGCGGCGACGCCTTCCTGCTGCAGGGCGGAGACTGCGCCGAGACCTTCGCCGGCGCGACCGCCGACCAGATCCGCAACCGCGTCAAGACGATCCTGCAGATGGCCGTCGTGCTGACCTACGGCGCCTCCATGCCCGTCATCAAGATGGGCCGCATGGCCGGCCAGTTCGCCAAGCCCCGCTCGAGCGACAACGAGACCCGCGGCGACGTGACCCTGCCCGCCTACCGCGGCGACATCGTCAACGGCTACGACTTCACGCCCGAGTCGCGCCAGGCCGACCCGGCCCGCCTCGTGAAGGGCTACCACACGAGCGCCTCGACGCTGAACCTCATCCGCGCCTTCACGCAGGGCGGCTTCGCCGACCTGCGCATGGTGCACAGCTGGAACAAGGGCTTCGCGGCGAACCCCGCCAACCAGCGCTACGAAGGCCTCGCCGGTCACATCGACCGCGCCATCAAGTTCATGGAGGCCGCCGGCGCCGACTTCGACGAGCTCAAGCGCGTCGAGTTCTACTCCAGCCACGAGGGACTGCTCATGGACTACGAGCGCCCGATGACCCGCATCGACTCGCGCACGGGCACGCCGTACAACACGAGCGCGCACTTCCTCTGGATCGGCGAGCGCACGCGCGACCTCGACCACGCGCACGTCGACTTCTTCCGCCGCATCCGCAACCCCATCGGCATCAAGCTCGGCCCGTCGACCAGCCCTGAGACGATGGAGAAGCTCATCGACGTGCTCGACCCCGATCGCGAGCCGGGCCGCATCACCTTCATCACGCGCATGGGCGCGGGCACCATCCGGGATGCCCTCCCACCGCTCCTCGAGGCCATCAAGTCGTTCGATGCCACCCCGCTGTGGGTCACCGACCCGATGCACGGCAACGGCCTCACCACCCCCACCGGATACAAGACGCGGCGCTTCGACGACGTCGTCGACGAGGTCAAGGGGTTCTTCGAGGCGCACCGCGCGGCGGGCACGCACCCCGGCGGCATCCACGTCGAGCTCACCGGCGACGACGTCACCGAGTGCCTGGGCGGCTCGGAGATGATCGACGAGGCGACGCTCGCCACGCGCTACGAGTCGCTCTGCGACCCGCGGCTCAACCACATGCAGTCGCTCGAGCTGGCCTTCCTCGTCGCCGAGGAGCTCAGCAAGGCCTGA